Sequence from the Rhodococcus jostii RHA1 genome:
CAAGCTGCTCGTCCTCTACCTCGGCGTCGGTTTGACGTTGGCGACGTTCACATCCGGCCTGAACGTCCTCGACGTGGGTGCCTGGTGGAACGAGCCGATCATCTACCAGAAGCTGATCCTGTGGACGGTGCTGCTCGAAGCGGTGGGTCTCGCCGGTTCGTGGGGTCCGCTCGCCGGCCACTTCAAGCCGATGACCGGCGGCATACTGTACTGGTTGCGCCCCGGGACCATCCGGCTCCCACCGTGGCCGGGGAAGGTGCCGCTCACGTCGGGCGACACCCGCACCGTCGGCGACGTCCTGATCTACGCGGCCGTGCTGGTCAACATCGTTGTTGCGCTGATACTTCCGGGGGTACATACGTCTTCGATCGACGCGGCCATCACCGACAACTCCGGACTCGTCCGCCCCGCGGTGCTGTTTCCGCTGATCGCGCTGCTGGTGCTGATCGGTCTGCGCGACAAGGTCATCTTCATCGCGGCCCGCAGCGAGCAGTACCTGCCCGCGATCGTGTTCTTCGGTGTCCTTCCGTTCGTAGACATGATCGTCGCGCTGAAGCTGCTGATCGTCTCGGTGTGGGTCGGGGCGGGCGTCTCCAAGCTCGGACACCACTTCTCGATGGTGGTGCCGCCGATGCTGAGCAACACCCCGTGGATGCCGTTCAAGAAGATCAAGCGCGCCCACTACCGCAACTTCCCCGAGGACCTGCGGCCGTCGATCGTCGCCGGTGGCGTGGCCCACGTGCTCGGGACGGTCGTGGAGGTGGTGACCCCGCTGGTGCTGCTGTTCTCCACCAACCGCACGCTGACGCTGCTCGCGGTCGTGCTGATGGTCGCGTTCCACCTGTTCATCCTGTCCACGTTCCCGCTGGCGGTACCGCTCGAGTGGAACCTGCTGTTCGCCTACGCGTCGATTTTCCTGTTCCTCGGATTCCCCGCCTGGGACGGATACGGCGTCGCCGACATGTCCTCGGTGTGGCTGACCGCGGTGATCGTAGCCGCCCTGGTGTTCTTCCCGATCCTCGGCAACCTGCGCCCCGACCTCGTCTCGTTCCTGCCGTCGATGCGTCAGTACGCAGGCAACTGGGCGTCCGCCACCTGGGCCTTCGCGCCGGGCGCCGAGGAGAAGCTCGACGAGCACATCGTCCGTCCCAGCAAGAACACGCGCACCCAGCTGCTGGCCACCTACCCGCCCGAGGTCGCGGACGTCGTGATGCACCAGCTGCTCGGCTGGCGGTCGATGCACAGCCAGGGGCGAGCGTTGTTCTCGCTGATGATGCGCCACCTCGGCGACGACATCGACACCTACTCGCTGCGCGAGGCCGAGTTCAGCTGCAACTCGCTGGTGGCGTTCAACTTCGGTGACGGTCACCTGCACAACGAGTTCCTGATCGCCGCACTCCAGCGGCGCTGCAACTTCGCGCCCGGCGAGTTCGTCGTCGCCTGGATCGAATCGCAGCCCATCCACAAGGGCACTCAGCAGTACAAGGTGATCGACGCCGCGCTCGGTGTCATCGAGCGGGGAACGTACAAGGTGTCCGACGCGATCAACGAACAGCCGTGGCTGCCGAACGGTCCCATTCCGTTCGACGTGCAGTGGACACTGGACGGAGACGGCTCGAACGTGCGGACGCGGGAGGCGAAGATGCAGAAGACAGATCTGGTGGTGCGGCCGTGACCACCGCAGTCGTGGTCGGCAGCGGGCCCAACGGGCTCGCTGCCGCGGTCCACCTCGCCCGGCACGGCGTCGACGTCCAGGTCCTCGAGGCCGCCGACACCATCGGCGGCGGCACCCGCTCCGGCGAACTCACCGTCCCCGGACTGCTGCACGACGAGTGCTCCGCGTTCCACCCGATGGGCGCCGGGTCGCCGTATCTGCAGACCCTCGACCTCGGCCGGTACGGCTTGACGTGGAAGTGGCCGGAGATCGACTGCGCCCACCCCCTCGACTCCGGTGAGGCGGGATTGCTGCACCGGTCGGTCGCGGCCACCGCCGCCGGACTCGGCGACGACGGCGCGCGCTGGCAGCGCATGTTCGGCGGACTCGCCGACGGCTTCGACGACCTCGCCGCCGACCTCATGCGTCCGATCGCGAACGTGCCCCGGCACCCGCTGCGGCTCGCGAGCTTCGGGCCCCGGGCCCTGCTCCCGGCCGCGGTGACGGCCCGCTGGTGGCGCACCGACAAGGCGCGAGCACTGTTCGGCGGCGCCGCCGCCCACGCCTACTACCGCCTCGACCGGCCCGCGACGTCCGCGGTCGGGATGATGATCATCGCCGCCGGGCACCGCTACGGGTGGCCGGTCGCCGAGGGCGGATCGCAGTCGATCACCGGTGCACTCGCTGCCCTGCTGACCGACCGGGGCGGCAAGATCACCACCGGTGTCCACGTCCGCGAGTGGAACGAACTCCCGCCCGCCGACGTCGTCCTGCTGGACGTCGCGCCGTCCGCCGCGCTCGGCATCCTGGGCGCCCGCCTGCCCGACCGGGTGGCCCGTGCGTACCGGCGATTCAAGCACGCGCCCGCCGCGTTCAAGGTCGACTTCGCCATCCAGGGCGGGGTGCCGTGGGCCGATCCCGAATGCGGACGCGCCGGAACCGTCCACCTGGGTGGCAGTTTCGCCGAGATCGCGGCCGCTGAGCGTGACGTCGCGGCGGGGCGGATGCCGGAGCGGCCGTTCGTGCTCCTCGGTCAGCAGTACCTCGCCGATCCCGGTCGGTCGAACGGCGATCTGCACCCGCTGTACGCGTACGCCCATGTCCCACACGGCTACACGGGCGACGCGACGGAGGCGATCA
This genomic interval carries:
- a CDS encoding DUF3556 domain-containing protein, encoding MGFKTGNFPEVDPATFLDLPFRDRLRAMSTHWVDYGFGTPKMVHTIYILKLLVLYLGVGLTLATFTSGLNVLDVGAWWNEPIIYQKLILWTVLLEAVGLAGSWGPLAGHFKPMTGGILYWLRPGTIRLPPWPGKVPLTSGDTRTVGDVLIYAAVLVNIVVALILPGVHTSSIDAAITDNSGLVRPAVLFPLIALLVLIGLRDKVIFIAARSEQYLPAIVFFGVLPFVDMIVALKLLIVSVWVGAGVSKLGHHFSMVVPPMLSNTPWMPFKKIKRAHYRNFPEDLRPSIVAGGVAHVLGTVVEVVTPLVLLFSTNRTLTLLAVVLMVAFHLFILSTFPLAVPLEWNLLFAYASIFLFLGFPAWDGYGVADMSSVWLTAVIVAALVFFPILGNLRPDLVSFLPSMRQYAGNWASATWAFAPGAEEKLDEHIVRPSKNTRTQLLATYPPEVADVVMHQLLGWRSMHSQGRALFSLMMRHLGDDIDTYSLREAEFSCNSLVAFNFGDGHLHNEFLIAALQRRCNFAPGEFVVAWIESQPIHKGTQQYKVIDAALGVIERGTYKVSDAINEQPWLPNGPIPFDVQWTLDGDGSNVRTREAKMQKTDLVVRP
- a CDS encoding phytoene desaturase family protein — its product is MTTAVVVGSGPNGLAAAVHLARHGVDVQVLEAADTIGGGTRSGELTVPGLLHDECSAFHPMGAGSPYLQTLDLGRYGLTWKWPEIDCAHPLDSGEAGLLHRSVAATAAGLGDDGARWQRMFGGLADGFDDLAADLMRPIANVPRHPLRLASFGPRALLPAAVTARWWRTDKARALFGGAAAHAYYRLDRPATSAVGMMIIAAGHRYGWPVAEGGSQSITGALAALLTDRGGKITTGVHVREWNELPPADVVLLDVAPSAALGILGARLPDRVARAYRRFKHAPAAFKVDFAIQGGVPWADPECGRAGTVHLGGSFAEIAAAERDVAAGRMPERPFVLLGQQYLADPGRSNGDLHPLYAYAHVPHGYTGDATEAITAQIERFAPGFRQRIVATVSSGPARLAASNPNYVGGDIIGGANTETQVVLRPRIALDPYSTGIPGTYLCSASTPPGAGAHGMCGYNAAQSALRYLRKGGGDVL